GCCATATTGTTTGTGCTGACATCATCAACTTGAACGCCACTGCGAGACCTGTCTTCCGGCTCAGACACCCCTTGGTTTTTACAGTGCGATGCCTAACCGTTGCAAACGTGCTTTCAATTGGGTTCGTGGTGCGAATGTGTTTCCAATGCTCGGCAGGGAAAGGGTCGCTAGCGCACTTTCAGCTAAGCTTGGCGCTGCTGGTGCGTTGCATTTACCACCAAGTTCCGCTTTTGGAGGGAAGCAGAAGCCATATTCAAGCGCAGCAATCTTCACTAAGGGAGGAGAACTGCCGTTCGCTGTGGTCAGCACCGATGATCGCCAGGCGGGACCTTGCCGCCGTTCGCTGCTCGCTTTGCCGAAATAAACTGCTGCATTTCGGAGAGAATGGCCATGAGCCGATGGTCTTGCGAACAAGTCTGACCCATCACAATCTTCGATTGTATGTTTTTTCAGTTGGGAACTTCCACAACTCCAACAATGTGAGTCCGCCTCAATGGCAGAGCTTGGTACGCCGAAACAATATCCGTTGTGGCAATGCCCTTGCCAGTCATACCATTATAGCGCCCCGTGCCAGTGACGATTTCCCAGTTGTTTGCCGCGCCTTTCTCTCCAGCCTTCCAACGCATTGTGAACGTGTCTTCACCTTCTCCGAAAACGCATATCCCAGTTATAGAGTTGGTTCCATCTTGGTATCCGAAGCCTGAACCAACGCATCGGGTGACTCCGTCTTCCAAAGGACCTTCAATAACTTCAAAACCGCCCTTGTTGTCCGTAAGGTGAAAGATATGATCGCCAAGGTCAAAATTCTCTTGAGAAAGCGGGTAGACGTTATTGATTTCGATGCGTTGTTCTTCTGCATTGGCAGCAAAACCAATTGCGGCCAGAATTGAGACTAAGATTAGGATTTTCACAAACGCCTCCCTGAATTCCGTTCATTTTAGATTCTTTGCGGAAATACACAAATGAAAAGCGGGGTATCGTGTTGCAAGCCTTCGCATGCGAGGAAAAAGCAAAGAAGCAACGGTGACTATGGGCTCTTTCCTGCCGTTAGCTGCGCGGCGCATAGAGGTCCGGATTGGGCCGAAAGCAGATATCAATATATTCGGAATGCCAAAATAGAAGATGAAGCTCTACAAATACATCTTGACAAGGATTTGCACGAAAGCGGCAAAATTTGCACGCTTATGCTCCATTGGCAATATGAAAGTATTGGCTGTGGAGCCAGTCCTGAGCGAACCAGTCTCGCCACAAATTCCCTGGTAACAGGGAAATTAACAGGGAAAATGCGCGAAAATGGGCCAATCCGCGTGAAATTCAGGCTGATTGCGACGAAATATCAATATGTTAAGAATAAATTCCCTAAAAAGTTAACAGGGAAAATTTTGCCTCGAACAGCGAGAGGTCTTGCCGTTATCAGGGAAAAAATGCGCATTTCTATTTAATTTCAGTTTTCGCCGATGTTTGATTGCGCGCTCATAACTGCCCTTAATCTCACCATGTATTTTGCTACGAGAGCACTACATGTCGCCCTGAGGCGCGTCTGTCAACCATATGTGGTATTTTTACCTTGACGGCCGTCTGTAGATTTGCGACTAGATGGTCATCGTTCATCCACTTAGATGGACCGACGTGACAGGAGGTCATCGTCGCTTAAGCAAATTCCGCTTGGCCACGAAAGACGCTTGTCTGCTCCCAATCGCCCCTGCGGAAATGTTAATCAGAAAAGGGGTCCAGAATGGGCATTAAATTTCTAAATCATCCTAAAATAGAACCTACTGAAAAACCGAAGAACCTCTTGTGTGATACTGAGGTGACTTCCGAGTTCACGGCAACATCGGGTGGGCTTCAGGCAAAACGCAACGATCTTTTGCCCAACTTGAAGATCGAATATGTGCGTGTTTCCGACATCAAAAAATCCGATCATCGGGTTCGCAATGTAAGCAAAAATAAAACCCGGAAACTAAAATCCACGATTGCGAAATTTGGTGTCAGAAAGCCTGTTCTTTTGACCGCTGAATTCGAGCTTATCGACGGGCATGCTTTGATTGAGGCTGCAGTACAACTCGGTATCAAAACCATCCCTTGCATCATCGCCTCCGATTTGACCGAAGTAGAAATCCGTGCCCTGCGGCTCGCGCTCAACAAAACACAAGAACTTGGCGAATGGGATGACAATGCTTTGCGAGCAGAATTTTCGTACTTGCTCGAATTCGAGAATGACCTTTCCTACACTGGTTTTGAAGTCGGCGAAATTGATCAGATTATCGTTCTGAATGACACTTCTGCTGATGGCGTGGCCGGACATCCTGCTGATCAACCCGGCGAGCTACCCGCAATTGATGCGGATGCTGTGACCCGACCTGGTGATCTCTGGCGGTTGAACGGGCATCGCATTCTATGTGGCAATGCGCGGCATCCCGAGGGGCTGGCCAATTTGGGTTCGGGGGAAAACGTCTCGGCAATTTTTACAGACCCTCCATACAATGTGGCAGTGAATGGCCATGTGTGCATCGGGTCAGGTAAGTTTGAGGAGTTTGCCGAAGCCTCCGGAGAGATGTCGAAGAAGGAGTTTGGTATCTTCTTAAACCAGACCATTGGAGCCATGGCAACCACGCTGAAGAAAGGTGGCGTTCTATTTATTTGTATGGACTGGAGGCATTTAGCTGACCTGACATCCGTGATCGACGATCTTGGTCTTGAGCTGTTGAATATTTGCGTTTGG
This Falsihalocynthiibacter arcticus DNA region includes the following protein-coding sequences:
- a CDS encoding DNA modification methylase, whose product is MGIKFLNHPKIEPTEKPKNLLCDTEVTSEFTATSGGLQAKRNDLLPNLKIEYVRVSDIKKSDHRVRNVSKNKTRKLKSTIAKFGVRKPVLLTAEFELIDGHALIEAAVQLGIKTIPCIIASDLTEVEIRALRLALNKTQELGEWDDNALRAEFSYLLEFENDLSYTGFEVGEIDQIIVLNDTSADGVAGHPADQPGELPAIDADAVTRPGDLWRLNGHRILCGNARHPEGLANLGSGENVSAIFTDPPYNVAVNGHVCIGSGKFEEFAEASGEMSKKEFGIFLNQTIGAMATTLKKGGVLFICMDWRHLADLTSVIDDLGLELLNICVWAKDKPGMGSFYRSQHEFVLVVRKAGAGHMNNIQLGKFGRNRSNVWRYAGATGGKTSGIDDFKLHPTVKPINLVRDAILDVTAIGDIILDPFLGSGTTVLAAEVAHRICFGVEISPIYVDVAIGRWEALTGLDAVHDKTGLTFAEMKAERSKGTDPLYDELGGTSASLSMESKEDF